Genomic segment of Edaphobacter bradus:
TGTTGCGACGGTGACGCTGGTGAATGGCAGTGCGACGACTCCGCTGCTGAGCTTTCCGACGATCGGTACTTATACCGTGACCGCACAGTATCAGGGTGATGCGGTGTATTCGCCGTCGAATTCGTCAGCGCTTTCTTATGCGGTCATCAGAGCAGTATCAGTTACCCACCTGGAGGGATTGAGCTACCCACTGAGTCAAAGTATCGGAGCTGGCGGAGGAGGCTATTACGTGGCTACGATTGGTCCCTCCATAACAACAACGACAGCTCCAAGCCCCACCGGCACGCTGCAGTTTTATGTGAATGGGCTAGCTCAGGGTTCTCCGTTTTCTTTTTCATCTCCACAGCCAGTGATCTTTCCATCTGCAGGGACGTATACGGTCACTGCCGCTTACTCGGGCGATAGCTACTGGCAACCATCAACTTCGAATGCAATCAGCCAGACGGTTCTTTCACAACCGGCTACGTTCAAGATGACCACAGCGACGCAGACCCTGTCGTTTACTGCGGGAGCGACGACCGGGAACTCCTATTCCGTGAGCGTCACTCCGTCTCTGGGTTTCCTGGGAACGGTTAACCTGGCGTGCACCGTCTCGTATAACGGCAGCGGAGCGGCGAATGCGCCAACGTGCACTCTGGGCAACCCCAGTATCTCGATCAGCCTAAATGCGCAGTCCGGTTCATCGCTCGTTACAATCAACAGCGTTGCCCGGCCGGTAGCCAGTTCCCGTCTACAGAGTTGGGACCGCCCCGGCGCGATTACGCTCTGCGCGTTGTTGTGGCTGGTTCCGGTTCGCCGCCGGAGTTGGCGCGTATTAGCGATGGCGGTTATCGCGCTGGCTGGATTGACAGCGCTCCCCGGATGCGGCGGAGGTGGAGGGTCGTCTACGCCATCTGGTCCTAGTCCAACCACACCGGGAAGCTACACGGTTACGATTTCGGCCACGACAACAGCTACGGGAGTTTCTGTTCCTGCGCCGTTGACGATCGCACTTACGATCAATTGAGGACGTGATCCCGTGCGAGAGCGACGGCGTCAAACATTGAACTTGAAGAAGAGGATGTCGCCGTCTTTGACGGTGTAGTCCTTGCCTTCGCTGCGGAGTAGGCCTTTTTCTTTGACGGCTTGTTCGCTGCCGTATTTGAAGAGGTCTTCGCAGGCGTAGCAGTCGGCCTTGATGAAGCCGCGCTCGAAGTCGGAGTGGATGACTCCGGCGGCTCCGGGGGCTTTGGTTCCGCGGCGGATGGTCCAGGCGCGGACCTCCTGGACTCCGGCGGTGAAGTAGGTGATGAGGTCGAGCAGGCGGTAGGCCGAGTGGATGAGGCGGTCGAGGCCGGGCTCGTGGAGTCCGACGGACTCGAGAAACTCGGTGCGTTCGGGCGGATCGAGTTGCGCGATCTCGGCTTCGAGGGCTCCGCAGATGCGGACGACCTGGGAGTTCTCTTCGGCGGCTCGCTTTTCGACGGCTTCGGTGTAGGCGTTGCCATTGGCGAGCCCGGCCTCGTCGACGTTGGCGACGTAGAGCTGCGGCTTGGCGGTGATGAGGAAGAGTTCGCGCGAGGCCGTGCGCTCGTCGTCAGTGAGGTCGGCGGCCCGGGCGGGTTTGCCGGCTTCGAGCGTGGCCTTGAGCTTGGCGACGGCGGAGGCTTCGGTCTTGATCTTCGCGTCCTGCGTGTTGCGGGCGAGCTTTTCGACGCGCTGGCTGCGTTTCTCTACGGTCTCGAGGTCGGCGAGCAGGAGCTCGGTGTTGATGATGTCGATGTCGTGGAGCGGGTTGATGGCTCCGGCGACGTGGACGACCTCGGGGTCGTCGAAGCAGCGCACGACGTGGCAGATGGCGTCGGTGGCGCGGATGTGGCCGAGGAACTGGTTGCCGAGGCCTTCGCCCTTGCTCGCGCCTTCGACGAGGCCGGCGATGTCGATGAACTCCATCGTGGTGGGGACGAGGGACTTGGGAACGATGAGCGCGGAGATCTTGCTAAGGCGCTCGTCAGGCACCGTGACGATGCCCGTGTTGGGGTCGATGGTGCAGAAGGGGTAGTTGGCGGCCTGGGCCTTGGCCGAGGTGAGCGCGTTGAAGATGGTGGACTTGCCCACGTTGGGCAGGCCGACGATTCCGCAGTTCAATGGCAAGAGAGTGGTTCCTTTGAGATGAAGCGCTGGGAGCCGTATGAGGCTGTCCTATATAGGATAGTGCATGGCGCGGGGTTACGCCTTGTGCTGGGCCTTGAAGCGGCGGGCCTTCATGCGGTTTCCGCAGAGGCTCATGTCGCACCAGCGGCGTGAGTGATTTTTGCTGGTGTCGAGGAAGAGCCAGCGGCACTCGGGGTTGTCGCAGGCGCGGATCATCTCGGCGGCCTGGGTGGTGAGGAGGTCGGAGGCAGATTGCGCCAGGAGCCAGATGGGAAACTGCGGGTCAGACTCGCTGCCGGACCAGCTCAGTTCGAGGCGGGATTGGTTCCAGCGCAGCTTGCGATGTGTGTGTGCTGCCCGGATGTGGTGATCGAGTTTTTTTGTCACGGCTGCGGGGGGAGTTCGGTCACCCATTATGGCGTAGAGAATTTGTGCGGCAGCTTCGCGGAGCTCTCTTGCCGACTGCAGGGTTTGCGTAGCGCTGCCGCCTGACTCGCGGCGAATGCGCTGCGTCTGGCGAGGAGTGAGCATCCCTGATTGCTCGGCGAAGCGAAGAAGGTCGTCGTAAGTGTTGAGAAGCTCCTCCGGGCCGGTTGAGCGGAAGCGCCAGTCGAGCGTGTTGACGAGGTCGAGGACGGGATGGCCGGCGACGAGTTGGAAGGGCTTGGTCACTTATTTGATCGATAACCCCCTAAAGCATCTTTACAGGTTATCCGGCGACTCGTAAAGTGGTAACCACCTATGGCGAACACATCGGTTAGTGTTGGTGCTCCGAAGAGATCGTTCGACGTTCGAGTCGTAATGGCGTTCCTTGCGATCTATGTGCTGTGGGGGACGACGTTTCTGGCGATACGGGTCGCGGTGCTTGAGGTGCCTCCGCTGTTTGCCGCGGGAGCGCGGTTCTTCACCGCGGGTGTGTTGCTGTATGGCTTTATGCGGCTGCGAGGGAAGGCTCGCCCGACGGCGCTTGAGTGGCGCAATCTTGCGGTGATCGGTCTGCTGATGTTTGTGGTGGAGTATGGGCCGCTGTTCTGGGCGGAGAAGTATCTGACATCGGGGGTGACCTCGATTCTGGCGGCGACGGTCCCGCTGATCACGATTGTGCTTGAGATGGTTGTCTTGCGGCAGCAGGCGTTTCGCTGGAGCCTGCTGGGGGCGACGGTGCTGGGGTTCTGCGGAGTGGGCGTGCTGATGCTACCGAGCGGAGCTAAGAACGTTGCGCTGGTGCCGTGCGTGGCGGTTCTGTTGGGAACGACGGGCTGGTGTCTGGGCTCGGTGTTGCAGCGGCAGATGAAGCTGCCGGATTCGCGGCCGCTGACCTCGGGCGCGGCGATGATGCTGGGCGGCGGTGGTTTGCTGGTGCTGTCGGGGCTGTTTGGCGAGCTGCATCCGTTTCCGCATTTGTCGCTGCGGGCCGCGCTGGCGCTGGGGTATCTGATTACGTGCGGATCGCTGTTGGCGTTTACGGCGTTTGTGTGGCTGCTGGGAAGGATGCCGGCGTCGGAGATCTCAAGCTATGCGTATGTGAATCCGGTGGTGGCGATTTCGCTGGGATACTTTGTTGCGGGCGAGCATGTTGGCGGACGGACGCTGGTGGGAGCGGTGCTGGTTCTGGTGAGCGTATTCCTGATTCTTCGCTTGAACGCGATTTGTTTCAGGCAGGGCCGGTGAAGCGGTCGCGCGTGGGGCTGGCCCTGGGGGACGGTCTCGCACGACAACGAGCAGTATGCGACGCTGGCGCTGTATCTGCGCCTGAAGGGGTTGGCGCCGCCCAGCAGCGAGAAGTAGCTTTTCCCGGGAGGAAAGCGGTTCGCGCTTCGTGCGAATACCCACCTTAGCGACGATGAAGCCGTCGCGAAGGTGGGTATTCGGCTGGTGCAGATTCAATAGGACGAGCCTACGAAGTCGTCTACTTCGCGGGAGCCGGCGGAAGCTCACGGATTTTGATGTTGCGGAAGGAGACGGGAAATCCGTGGTCCTGCAGCAGAATGTAGCCGTCGTTGGCTTCGCCGAAGTTGGGGTAGACGTGATATTTGCTATCGGCGACGAGCTGGCGGAACTGTGGGGTGAAGCGTTCGTACTCGACGACCTTCACTCCGTTGAGCCAGTGCTCGCAGTGCGCTCCGTTGACGACGATGCGGGCGGTGTTCCACTCGCCGATGGGCTTTGTGGGTTTGTCTTTTGCGGCGGGGATCATGTCGTAGAGGGAGGCAAGGGTGCGGTCGCCGTCCCTGCCTTTTTTGCCGTCGGGGTGGAGGGCGTCGTCGAGGATCTGATACTCGAAGCCGATGGCGGAGCCGTGGCCTTCGTGACCTGGGGTCATGTTGAGGTTGACGAAGTACTTGATGCCGCTGTTGGCTCCGGGAGTGATGCGGAAGTCGACGGAGAGCTCAAAGTTGTCGTACTTGCGAGTGGTGATGATGTCGCCGGCGTTGCCGCCCTCTTCGCCGCTGTGCTCGGTGACGGTGATGAGGCCGTCCTTGACCTCCCAGCCTGTGGCGGGGAAGGCTGGGCCATGGGTGCTGCGCCAGCCGTTGGTGGTCTTGCCGTCGAAGAGAAGGCGCCAGCCCTCGGATTTTTCTTTGGGCGAGAGGGTGTTGGGGGTGGTTTGGGTGAGTGCTGGAACGGTGCTTGCGAGAAGGATCGCTGCGAGGAATGTAGTGCGGATGAGCATAGATTCCACGATACGTGGATTACGTGATGATTGGGTAGTGAGATGGAAGAGCTTCTATGCAACTCTCGCGTATATGCCCGACTACAATTTGCTGGAGCACAACGGCAAGCAAGTCACCGGGACCATCACTGTCAGCGCCAGAGCCGGCCGCGCACCGAGACGCAGGAGGAGACGGCCGCTCGTCGCGGAGCTGCATCTGGCGCAGCACGTCGATCACAAAGGGGTTCGCGCTTTTGCGCGAATGCCCCACCTTGGCAACGATGAAGCCGTCGCGAAGATGGGGCACCCGAGTGTTGGTGACTGATTCTAGATGTGAGCCACCGGCTGTTGGGCTACTGTACCTCCTCCTTGAAGCGCATCACAAATGCCACCCCGCGCTCCCGGTTTACCTTTACTGTCGTATCGAAGTCGAGAGCCTCAATTGGGAAAATCCCGGTCTTTCCGGCGACTGAAAGAAATTGGATTGTCCGACCGGAGTCAAACCAGTAGTCTTTGACGAATTTGCTGCTGCCGTCCTTCAGAATCAAGAATGTGCCCTCTGCCGACGCCCGATCTTGTCCGGATGTCGAGACCATCGATGCTTGACGAACCATTGGGTCCGTCATTGCTGTTGAAGGCCGGAAGACACCGGGCAGAACAAGTGGCCGTGCCTCGAGTCTCGCAACTTCCTGCGGAACCGATATTGCTGGTGAACGCCGGAAGGCACTGGGCAGAACAAGCGGCCGAGCCTCGCGTCCCACAACTTCCTGCGGAACCGCGAGATCCTGCATTAACTTGAGAGTGATGCGGGCCTCGTGCTTCAGGACTGGCCGGGGACCTCGGTTTGGAAGGGTGACAAGCTTCTCCGGCCACAGGACCGGAATCGACCATTCGATAGCATCGCGGCGCGCGTGGCCAGTCCCGTGAATTCTTCCCTCGACATCAACTTTCAGGTGAGAGACTGAGGTTATTTTTGTCGAGATAGGTAATTCAGCACTAGGCGATATTATGTGATCGAATTCGAGTTGCATCCAGCCCTTACCCCAGAGATGTCCTGGGTCACGAGCCTCCGCGAATCGGCCTTGCAGGTAAGCACCTCGCGGAAACACAGAAACACCGAACTCACGCAGGGTTCCTGTATCACAAAGAATGGGATCATCGGGTGCAACGGTTTTCGACGAGAGGTTTGCGTCCTCCAACGTGCATTGCATGATGGTTCCGGCCGGCACAACGATTTCCTGGCCCCAGAGGGTTGCTTGGGGTACCAGGAAAATTGCAGGGAGTGTAAGTAGTTTGAGTAGGCTTGTCATGGGCCACCTCCTAGCGGATTGGTCACCTGCCAAGTTAAAGCAGGTTAAATCCATTAGCTGACAGGTGACGGATTGAAGGCCGGGCTCCGACGAGCCGACCTCGCTACGATCATGGACCTGCAGTCCTTGCACGTCAATTGATGAGCATCGTTGTTGCTCGCCATGTACACTGGCACCCGGTCCACGCAGGTTTTCGAGGCTGCGGACGTAGCGTCGCCGCACATCCGCCCCCGGAACATCATGACCGCCGCTCAGTACTCGCTGGGCGATCCGGGACAGCTTGAATGAGCCATCACGAACTCAAGAGCCAGAAGGCGGCGAGCGGGAGGCTGTGGTATTCGATGCGCTGCTAGGCGTCGCGCGACTCACTTTACATAAGTAAATGTGCCGCACAGGTCGGTTGAGTTCGAGATTGCGTCGAAGGTGAAGACGGGCGGCTTCTCTCCGGAGAAGAAGGCGAGCTGCAGGGAGTTTCTTGCCGCGTAGGTGACCATCCAATGAACATCCTCGGAGCCGCAGAGGGAGTTTTTGTGCAGGAATTTCTTCTCGGCGGGGATGTTGAGGCGGTAGAGACTGCCGGTGCGGGCGGCGTTGGAGTCGGTGTCGAAGACGGCGGCGAGCTCGGTTGCGTTGAGGTCGCGGACGCGGGAGATGGGGGTGGTGGAGAAGTTGATGGTCAGCTTTTCGTCGGCGAGGGTGATGTCGCCGGTGATGGATCGGGCGGTGTTGCTTGCGGCTCGCCAGTAGCCCCTCTCCTCGGCCTGGGTGGTAAGGGTGAGGAGGAGGAGCGACGCGGCGAGGATATTCAGTGAGCTTGCACGCTTCATCTCTTCAGGATGACATCTCGAAGCGGGTTTGAGGAAGGTGGGGCGATGCTTAGTCTCTGCGGCGCCCGCCCATCAGCTGGAGGACGGCGAGGAAGATGTTGATGGCGTCGAGATAGATGGAGAGAGCGAGCGAGACGGCGGAGAGGCCGTCTCCGCCGGCGCGGATGCGGGCGAAGTCGCCTACGGTGAGCAGGGAGAAGATGCCGAGGGTGAGCCAGGAGTAGGTGTCCGGCGAGAGGAAGTGGAAGAACATGCTGGCGATGCCGGCGATGATGAGCAGGAGCAGCGCGGCGAATCCGATGCCGGCGATGCGGCGGTAGTTGATGTTGAAGAGGTAGGCAACGCAGCCCATGACGGCCATGCCGCAACCGGTCGTGGCGGCGGCGTTGAAGACCATGCTGCTGCCGAAGGTGTGGATGTAGCGCTGGATGAGCGGGCCGATCTCCCATCCCATGAAGTAGGTGAGGGTGAGGAAGAGGCCGAGCGCGACAGCAGGGCTGGCCTTGCGCGTGAGGTTGATGGCGAAGACGAGTCCGATGACGACGATGAAGCCGACGAAGGTTCCCCAGGCAGGCGCTGTGGCGACTCCGACGGAGGTGATGAAGAAGCCAAGCGAGGTGATGCCGAGCACCTTGGCGAGCAGCGAGGAGGTCTCCTCGCGGGGGACGTCGATGATGGTGGGGTAACTGTTGTTCAGGCGGTAGCCGTTCATGGGTATGTGGTTTCGCTCCAACACTATTGGACGACTTTACGGACGATTTGTCATGTGGTTCGCTACACGAGCTTGACGTAAGTGACGGCGTTCTCAGTGAGGTGCTTGCCCAGAAGACTAGGGGTTTCGATAGTTGACTGGCTGAAAACGGCAGGTCTATCTTGATCGCCGAGCGCTCTCCGTAGACGTCGGTGTCCGCCTCTTTTGCCGGCTCAATGGATTGAAGAGACGACTCGACCGGCCCGGCAACCCTCTATCCATCGCTTCGATAGCAGAGGATCTCTTCGTTGCCTTGGATCAGAGATGCCGAATCTTCGAACGAGCGAAATGAAAGGATGGAACCATTATGGAAGCGAGCAAGAAACGCAGCTCCGCACTCGTCGGAATCCTGACTCTCGCCGTACTGGCTTTAGCGAGCACCGTGGGTTACTCCCAGGACATCAAGGTTGAAGGCGTGATCAAAGCACGCAGCGGTCCCACGATGATCCTGGAGACCAGCGGGGATCCGAACCTCGCTGTCCAGCTGACGGAAGGCACGAGTGTAGGTCAGGTACAAGGGATGTTTAAGGCGCGCAAGAAGGAGATGTCGATGGCCGCCCTCATCCCGGGACTTCCGGTCAAAGTGCAGGGGTTCCACGACGCTCATAGTCAGCTGGTTGCGACATCGGTCAGTTTCAAGGGTAACGATCTGGAGCGAGCCCAGGTCATCCAGGCTGGTATGCATGAAACAAAGATGAAGGCGGAGCAGAACGAAGCAGAGATAGCGAAGCACAAAGAAGAGCTGGCGAGACAGAACGCAGAGCTCGAAAAACACAGGGGGGAACTGACGGAACAACAGAGGAAGATCGCCGAAAACAAGGCCGCGATTGAGGCGAATACAGCACGCTTCGGCCAATTGGACGACTACTACATCATGGACGAGGTCACGGTTCTGTTCGCGAACGGATCGTCCAAGCTTGATCCTCAGTACAACTCCCCGCTCCTGGCATTGGGGCAGAAGGCGAAGACGGTTCAGGGCTACATGATCGAGGTGAAGGGCTATGCCTCTAGCAGTGGCAGCGCCGCGGTCAACCAGACGATAAGCGAAAACCGCGCCAACAGCGTCACCAATTTCCTGCTGCAGCAGTGCCATATTCCTCTGACCAACATGCTTGCTCCAGGTGCAATGGGAGAGACCCATCAGGTTGCCACCAACAAAACCGTTGAAGCGGAGGCTCAGAATCGGCGTGTCGTGGTGAGGGTATTGCAGAACAAAGCTATCGCAGGAATTGAGTAATATTTCGGGTTGAGCCGTTGTTTGCGCCGGATGGGCGTGAGCGGGCGGAGAAGCTGACGTTATCATGGCGTGTTGTACCCCTCCCCCCTACTTTTCGTGCAAAATCTTCCATCCAGATGGTTTAGGTCTGGACTTACCTGTGCACTTCTGATGCCAAAGTCATGAAAAGCAGAAAGCCCGGCGGTGTGCCGGGCTTTGCTTTGTTCCTGATTTAAGGTTATCAGGGGTGTCAAGGGTGGGTGTGGAAATCGGGGCAGAACGGAATGCCATACGGGTGTACTACCTTGTGTCCGATGATGTGGTTCGGGTCGTCCGAGTGCTTCATGGAAGAGGGATATTGGATTTCTGTTTGAGGACGGAGGTGAAGTGGAGTAAGCGGTTCGCGCTTTGCGCGAATGGCCCACATCTGGCGATAAGGCCGCCAGATGTGGGGCATCCAATTGGTAAGTTTTGTGCAGATATGGGCCACCCAGCCCACCCGTCCTTGGCTGGTTTTGAGGTCGTGGCTGCGAGATGGTTATGTGTGGGCCACCCGTCCAGATCATCTGTTCCTTGACCAAGTCGAATTTAGTTTCGACCGAGTTACATTTTCGATGAAAATTGCACAAATAACCTTGACTGACTAAATAGATTCGGATATATTTGCGCATCGTTCTGCCTCTTGTATCGGCAGCGGCCGACCAAGGGGAGTTCGTGATTAGAGTCACTCTCTCCTCACCCCAGGCTACAATTCCCGGTCCCCAACTCAGGGTTACAATTTCGGGTTCCCAACTCAGGGTTACAATTTCCGGTTCCCAAATTGATAAGCCAAGTCCCCTCCGGGGCCATGGATGCACATCGGTTCGATGACGCTCGCCACGACGTCTCCCGAAAGGAGAGCCGCGCGCCCCCCCCACCCCCGCAACCGACGTGGCCACCATCACCCGCGAAGGAAGAAGAACCCAACTGAAATTTTCAGTAGGGCGAATCCGACAGTCACTATCCATTAGCAAAAACCGAACTCAACTTCTATCGAAAGGCGGGATTTGTAATGAAAAACCACTCCACACATTGGCGGTTAGCAGTTGTGATCAGGGTAGCACTGCTTGTCCTAATAGCAGGGCTCGCCGGCATCCAAAGCTATGCTCAAGCTACCGACTCTCTATTTGTCGGGGACGTGAATGATAACACAGTGAAACAATTCGATGCCACCTCCGGGGCATTCCAGGGTGTCTTCGTGAAACATTCGCTGGGTGGCCTAAAGGGACCGCGAGGTTTGATCTTTGACTCTGGGGGTAACCTGCTTGTCTCTGTTCAGTTCACCACTACTTCCGCACCTGGGGAGATTCTGCAGTACGGCCAGGATGGCGCGGTGTTGAACCCCATTGTGTCCAACAGCGACCCTAATGCGCCAACAGCGCCCCGTGGAATGATTCTTTCGACTAACGATCTATTCGTAGCCAATCTCACCGACGAACCCAACAAGAACGCGCCTCCGACTCCTGGTAGCTTGCTGAAATATTCGATTGCCGGGCAACTGATCGGTGCTTTAACGCCACCTGCGGGGGCATTGCCCTCGGGTGCTGAGTTCCATCCACGTGCCGTGGTCCTGGGGCCTGACGGTCTCCTGTACGTGTCAAACTTTCCCGACCTTCGCACGGGATTGGGAGGACAAGTTCTGCGGTTCTACCCAGCCACGGGGGCATTAAAGGACGTGCTCATTAGCAGCAGCGGTGGTACCACCTGCGATTGCGTGAATGAGCTCAACCGGCCCGAGGGACTGGTCTTTGGTCCCGATGGCGATCTCTACATTACGAGCTTTCGAGCCAATTCAAGCGATACCGACAAAATCCTTATATTTCATGGCAGCACCTATGTGGGCCAGATCGAGCTCGACACAGCGGGTGCGCCGCGTGCCTTCGCCCAGGCTCTGTTGTTCGGCCCTGGGGGACGGCTCTTCGTCCCAATCAGTGGCAATGGGCCAGATACAGGATCGGTACGTTCCTATGACGTGAGCACTCACATGTTCGAGGTCGTCGTTCCCTCGGGAGGGCCATTGGGAGCGGGGTGGTATCTGACCTTTGGGAAGACCAATCCCTCCACCCTTAGCTACAGTCAGTAGCGCAATGGAGACCCGGGACTACCGCCAAGAGCACTCCGGCGGCTAAGTAGAAACCACAAGAGTACAGACGGCGTGGGCTTCGTCGTAGGAGAGGCGGGGAAAAGAGTGCGGTCGAGCTTCGCTCGATGTCCCACCCATCGCAAGAGGCGCGATGGATGGGGCACCCGGCTGTTTAGATATGGACCGAACTAGAACGAGAAGTCGTGAACCAGTCGAACGACATCGACCGTCATCGACCCCAGACCGAACGCAGCAGCGCCGACGGCGGAGCCGGTGCCCGTAACCTGCGCGTTGGAGTTGACAGCCATCTGGATTTCAACCGTATACGTCCCAACGCCTACGTTCGGAAAGATGAAGTTGTAGGTGTGCGCGCTGGTAGTTTGCAGAACCAGCCCGATCGTCGATGTGAAGCTGCAACTGCCGGTGGTAGTTCCGACAGTCACCACGCAGTCGCTCAAGGATTGGGTCAGCGTCTGGACGCGGGAATCGATTGTGACCCCGTACGCCCCTCCGATGGGTTGGCAGCCAAGAATGCCCGCCTCGCAGGCGGCCACCGGATAGGCGGTTGCAACTACGTTGCCCGCTCCGTCGAGCAGGACTGCCCTTTCGTAAACGCCGCCCAACGCCGTGGCGGTGCTTGTGCTGCCGGTTTTCGTCCTCGTCGTAGTGCTGGTGTAGAGGCCGGTAACCATAGAAGGCGAAACAAACAGGGACGTACTGTTGGACACCTTGACCGTTGCGTCCATGACGGGAACGAAGTTGTCTGGTGTGACGGCCACTGCCGCGCCGCTAAATATGTCGTGACAGCTCAGCGGCGCCGTCCCGATGTTAGAGGCATTGCTCACAGTGCACCCTACTGCTGAGGTGTAGGCCGCTGTCGCCTTCGAGCTGGGCGTCTGTGCCGCGGCCATTCCGGTAACCAAAAGTGAGAGAATCGCTA
This window contains:
- the ychF gene encoding redox-regulated ATPase YchF, which produces MPLNCGIVGLPNVGKSTIFNALTSAKAQAANYPFCTIDPNTGIVTVPDERLSKISALIVPKSLVPTTMEFIDIAGLVEGASKGEGLGNQFLGHIRATDAICHVVRCFDDPEVVHVAGAINPLHDIDIINTELLLADLETVEKRSQRVEKLARNTQDAKIKTEASAVAKLKATLEAGKPARAADLTDDERTASRELFLITAKPQLYVANVDEAGLANGNAYTEAVEKRAAEENSQVVRICGALEAEIAQLDPPERTEFLESVGLHEPGLDRLIHSAYRLLDLITYFTAGVQEVRAWTIRRGTKAPGAAGVIHSDFERGFIKADCYACEDLFKYGSEQAVKEKGLLRSEGKDYTVKDGDILFFKFNV
- a CDS encoding CGNR zinc finger domain-containing protein, producing MTKPFQLVAGHPVLDLVNTLDWRFRSTGPEELLNTYDDLLRFAEQSGMLTPRQTQRIRRESGGSATQTLQSARELREAAAQILYAIMGDRTPPAAVTKKLDHHIRAAHTHRKLRWNQSRLELSWSGSESDPQFPIWLLAQSASDLLTTQAAEMIRACDNPECRWLFLDTSKNHSRRWCDMSLCGNRMKARRFKAQHKA
- a CDS encoding EamA family transporter, whose protein sequence is MANTSVSVGAPKRSFDVRVVMAFLAIYVLWGTTFLAIRVAVLEVPPLFAAGARFFTAGVLLYGFMRLRGKARPTALEWRNLAVIGLLMFVVEYGPLFWAEKYLTSGVTSILAATVPLITIVLEMVVLRQQAFRWSLLGATVLGFCGVGVLMLPSGAKNVALVPCVAVLLGTTGWCLGSVLQRQMKLPDSRPLTSGAAMMLGGGGLLVLSGLFGELHPFPHLSLRAALALGYLITCGSLLAFTAFVWLLGRMPASEISSYAYVNPVVAISLGYFVAGEHVGGRTLVGAVLVLVSVFLILRLNAICFRQGR
- a CDS encoding 3-keto-disaccharide hydrolase translates to MLIRTTFLAAILLASTVPALTQTTPNTLSPKEKSEGWRLLFDGKTTNGWRSTHGPAFPATGWEVKDGLITVTEHSGEEGGNAGDIITTRKYDNFELSVDFRITPGANSGIKYFVNLNMTPGHEGHGSAIGFEYQILDDALHPDGKKGRDGDRTLASLYDMIPAAKDKPTKPIGEWNTARIVVNGAHCEHWLNGVKVVEYERFTPQFRQLVADSKYHVYPNFGEANDGYILLQDHGFPVSFRNIKIRELPPAPAK
- a CDS encoding Bax inhibitor-1/YccA family protein, which translates into the protein MNGYRLNNSYPTIIDVPREETSSLLAKVLGITSLGFFITSVGVATAPAWGTFVGFIVVIGLVFAINLTRKASPAVALGLFLTLTYFMGWEIGPLIQRYIHTFGSSMVFNAAATTGCGMAVMGCVAYLFNINYRRIAGIGFAALLLLIIAGIASMFFHFLSPDTYSWLTLGIFSLLTVGDFARIRAGGDGLSAVSLALSIYLDAINIFLAVLQLMGGRRRD
- a CDS encoding OmpA family protein, producing MEASKKRSSALVGILTLAVLALASTVGYSQDIKVEGVIKARSGPTMILETSGDPNLAVQLTEGTSVGQVQGMFKARKKEMSMAALIPGLPVKVQGFHDAHSQLVATSVSFKGNDLERAQVIQAGMHETKMKAEQNEAEIAKHKEELARQNAELEKHRGELTEQQRKIAENKAAIEANTARFGQLDDYYIMDEVTVLFANGSSKLDPQYNSPLLALGQKAKTVQGYMIEVKGYASSSGSAAVNQTISENRANSVTNFLLQQCHIPLTNMLAPGAMGETHQVATNKTVEAEAQNRRVVVRVLQNKAIAGIE
- a CDS encoding NHL repeat-containing protein — encoded protein: MKQFDATSGAFQGVFVKHSLGGLKGPRGLIFDSGGNLLVSVQFTTTSAPGEILQYGQDGAVLNPIVSNSDPNAPTAPRGMILSTNDLFVANLTDEPNKNAPPTPGSLLKYSIAGQLIGALTPPAGALPSGAEFHPRAVVLGPDGLLYVSNFPDLRTGLGGQVLRFYPATGALKDVLISSSGGTTCDCVNELNRPEGLVFGPDGDLYITSFRANSSDTDKILIFHGSTYVGQIELDTAGAPRAFAQALLFGPGGRLFVPISGNGPDTGSVRSYDVSTHMFEVVVPSGGPLGAGWYLTFGKTNPSTLSYSQ